One genomic window of Quercus robur chromosome 6, dhQueRobu3.1, whole genome shotgun sequence includes the following:
- the LOC126732610 gene encoding probable calcium-binding protein CML41: MAPDRDQKASKWFANKSVRLSLDCRGAKSVSTLDSLRSPRSPMSSPRTPKLTSKEDELKEVFRYFDGDGDGKISALELRAYFGSIGEYMSHEEAQGVIADLDSDGDNLLDLEDFLKLMKRETGGGQGDEDLKKAFEMFEMEKGSGRITPSSLQRMLHRLGDPKSFDECTAMIRVYDIDGNGVLDFNEFHQMMA; the protein is encoded by the coding sequence ATGGCACCAGATAGAGATCAGAAGGCCTCTAAATGGTTTGCCAACAAGAGTGTTAGGTTGAGCCTCGATTGCCGAGGAGCAAAGTCTGTCTCGACATTAGACTCTCTTAGATCTCCGAGATCTCCTATGTCCTCGCCACGTACCCCAAAGTTGACATCAAAGGAAGACGAACTCAAAGAAGTTTTTCGTTACTTTGATGGAGACGGGGATGGCAAAATCTCGGCTTTAGAGCTGAGGGCATACTTTGGATCGATCGGAGAGTACATGTCGCATGAAGAGGCTCAAGGGGTCATTGCTGATCTCGACTCTGATGGGGACAACTTGTTGGACTTGGAAGACTTCCTGAAGCTGATGAAGAGGGAAACTGGTGGTGGACAAGGTGATGAGGACCTCAAGAAAGCGTTCGAGATGTTTGAAATGGAAAAAGGGTCAGGGCGCATAACCCCATCGAGCTTGCAGAGGATGCTGCATCGACTTGGGGACCCGAAATCGTTCGACGAGTGTACGGCCATGATTCGAGTCTATGACATCGATGGCAATGGAGTGCTAGACTTTAACGAGTTTCATCAAATGATGGCATAA